In Candidatus Nanopelagicales bacterium, one genomic interval encodes:
- a CDS encoding response regulator transcription factor, whose amino-acid sequence MDATPARTAAPEATIRIVVVDDHRTFAELLSLALEAESDLTCVAHAQSVAEGRLAVRRERPDVVLMDLQLPDGDGIDATAQILREDPGIRVLVLTAHPNPTEMARAGAAGASGFLAKDGALDEVLTAVRTARRGHLVLPSSVVAHFRAQSDEPGRVSPPDAGLTPRELAVLRLLAEGKDPRAVARELGISLNTCRGYIKAVLAKLGVHSQLEAVVRASRIGLLSEGYRHV is encoded by the coding sequence ATGGACGCTACGCCTGCGCGCACCGCAGCCCCGGAGGCAACCATCCGGATCGTGGTCGTGGACGACCACCGCACGTTCGCCGAACTCCTCTCGCTGGCGCTCGAGGCCGAGTCGGACCTCACCTGCGTCGCTCACGCCCAGTCCGTGGCCGAAGGGCGCCTGGCGGTCCGGCGCGAGCGCCCCGACGTCGTGCTCATGGACCTTCAACTGCCGGACGGCGACGGCATCGACGCCACCGCGCAGATCCTGCGCGAGGACCCCGGGATTCGCGTCCTGGTCCTCACCGCGCACCCCAACCCCACCGAGATGGCGCGGGCGGGTGCCGCCGGCGCCAGCGGGTTCCTGGCCAAGGACGGGGCCCTGGACGAGGTGCTCACCGCGGTCCGCACCGCTCGTCGGGGCCACCTGGTCCTGCCGTCGTCCGTCGTCGCCCACTTCCGCGCCCAGTCGGACGAGCCCGGCCGCGTGTCCCCGCCGGACGCCGGACTCACCCCGCGCGAACTCGCAGTGCTGCGACTGCTCGCGGAGGGCAAGGACCCGCGCGCGGTGGCCCGAGAGCTGGGCATCTCGCTCAACACCTGCCGCGGCTACATCAAGGCCGTGCTCGCCAAGCTGGGCGTGCACTCCCAACTGGAGGCCGTCGTCCGCGCCTCGCGGATCGGACTGCTGAGTGAGGGCTACCGCCATGTCTGA